Part of the Rhizoctonia solani chromosome 2, complete sequence genome is shown below.
CCGCCTGGGCTCTCGTCATTTCCGTACCTGCAAAGTCGTCATTTTGGTCCAAGTTTGGAGGCTCGACACCGTCATTCCCATGATCGTCAAGTATATAACAGACCTTGACGCTGCAAGTTTTTCATCACTTACAAGTCGAGCATTCAGCCTTTTTCAGCCTACTTTGGGTATCTTAACTCAGTTTAATCCCCTTAAATCGATATAATGTACTCGATCCGCTTTATCTCGGCTCTCTTTGCTGCCTCTGCTGCAGTTCAGGCATCGCCAATTGTTCCTCGTCAAGATTATCTCACTGGTCTCGTTCAGGCGCTTAATTCGGCCAATCTAACAACTCTCGTTGCAGTCCTCGCTCCATGGGCTACTACGGAGCAGGGCCAACAGGTTGTCAACAATCTCCCCAACGGAAACTACACCATCCTCGCTCCATCCAATGCCGTAAGCACTTATTTCAAATTACATGCATATGTCTGAAACTTACTGCGGTCTTTATTTTAGGCATTCGAGCCTGTTCTCCCTGGCTTGCAAGCTGACAACTCATCCGTCGGCCCTATCCTCTCCTACCATGTCATCAATGGATCGTACCCGGCAGATCTCATTGCACCTGCTCGCTCTCATTCCATTGCTCCGACACTCTTGACCGATGGTGCCTACGTCAACCTTGGTGGATTGCCTCAAGTCCAGGTGTGTTGCTGATCTATATCGAGCCATTTTGCTCGTATTGACTAAAGTTGTCTGTACAGGTTCTCGAGAAGACCTCGGATGGTAGCGGCGTCCTTGTCCGTCGCACTATTGGTAACGCTACCGTTACTGGTACCACCACTTACCAGAACCTCATTGTCCACGTTATCAACACTGTCCTCACCCCTCCATCCGACCTCAAGGCTGCCCTCTCTACAAGCCTCGTTTCCCGTGCTCCCGGTGGATTCTCACAGCTCGGAGGTGCACTCCAGAAGGTTGGACAATTGGATGCCGTGAACGACGCAGCCAGCACACGGTACGAACCTTGAGTTATGAAAATAAGTGCTTTATTTATCTGATTTTTATTCAAGGTATTTGCCCCTATCGATGATGCCTTTGTAGCTATCAACTACCGTCGCTGGTCTCACCGACGAGCAGCTCACTTCCGTCCTCCGAAACCATGTAAGCCATCTTCATCGCTGTCCGTCTTGTCCTATCTAACTAATTGACTGAAATAGGTCATCAACAACAACGTCCTCTACTCTACCCAGCTCGCTAATACTCCCAACGCCAACGCCGCTTCCGACGCTCAACTGACTTTCTCTAACGAGGATGGCACTCTCTTCGTTTCCTATAACAACACTCGTGCCCGCGTGCTCCGTAGCGACGTGGCTGTCAAGAACGGTGTCGTCCACGTCATCGATGCTGTCTTGGCCTAAAACTCTTAATTAACTTGGGCTAACTTTTTCCTCATTCAATAATATCCTTCTATACTTTCCCACCCCCTTTTCTTCCAGATTTACGACCAATTTAATGTATGAATATGTAGTAATACGCACATGAAACTAAAACAATAGCATACGATCTTATTAGTACCTATTATCATTTCATTGTGCCAAGACGTCTGAGAACGCATGAACTATTATTCAATGCGTTGGTACTCAACTATACATTTGGTTAAGTCAAGACGACACCCAATCTTATTGTTCGAGCACGAACACTCCGAGGTCGGGCACATAGTTGAACATATCATCAAGGGCTGCTAATCAAAATTGGAATTCAATTAATGAAATGTAAATGTTCTGGGTGATGGACTTGGTGAAGGGCTTAAAAAGCTTTGTCCAGGTGATTCCTGATGACCATGTCGCATGTTGGGAGTGAAAATGCCAAAGTCCAGCCTAACTACCTTTTCAGGAGAGTAGCAAAGTGCATTGATTCGGAGTTTAGCATGATAAACGACTACAAAGGGAATAAATAATGAAATATAAAAGGGACGTGGTGTATAGTCGATAATTGAGCGTGTTAGGATAGGGTATTGGGAGAAGCGCCGGTCGACCTGCGTCTTCTAGTGGCAGTAAATAGTTTGCCTTTGTACTCCTTGTTGGGAAGAAACACTGTCGCATCCTCTGACACATGGGGGTAGAGTGCCGAAAGCTGGGATAATGTTAGGGATGCGTCCAACTCAAAGGGCGCGGAGGAGGCTTGGTCGTGAGTGACGGACGCTTGGTGGCTGTCGAAAAAGAAAACGCACAAACATGAAAAAGAGGGCTCGACTTGACAGACAATGGAAACGCACCTCGAAATGGTCATTTCGACCAGTCCCGGAAGGTCCTTCGACTCGCGGGGATCTTCAACATCAATCGCGTCTCCACACGCGATTGttcttcttcgtcgtcatcgaATCCAAATCCGAAAGACGAGGCCATATCCCAGGAAAGCACCGATGAACTATTGCAGTCGGTTCGAAAATCGGATAGCCGACTTGGACTATGTAAAAGTCCGTCCAAGTCGACGTCTTGGTTGATAGACAGGTCTCCTGCATACGAATAGTCCAAGGACATTTCTCGAAGGCTGCTGCCACTATGAGTATAATGGCTCGATTTGAACGATCCAACGCGAGGGGCCGAGATCGTCGTTTCGGGCTCTGGAGGACTATGTCGAGTCCGGGCCGTAGCGGCTCTACACATACCATGGGACGAGAGTCATGAAGCACATGAGATCAAGGGGTAAACACACTCACCATCAATTTGGTATTGTTCCATAGGAAGCGTTCTTCCAAGTTTCACGCTGTCCAATATCCACAAGGCATGATACGCCTAAAACGAAGAACCCCATTTTGCTCTGCTCGGTCTCTGAACGAGTTGGACGTACCACCAGACCACGGGATTCGACATTGGAATTTACTAGCTTCGTTCGGTCGTATTTGTCGGAGTTTCGTAGCTCACTCACTGCTAGTTTAGGATCCTGTGGGGCCATTGCAGAAAGCAGTACCAGAGCCGGCGCCGGATTCCATCCTTATCTTGTCCAGCTCTCTTTCCTCCGTTTTTGACTAGAGTGTATAGGTAATTGAGTGGATGAGATCATAGTCGAGTTCGCATACATACTCCAGAGTCGTCGAACATGCTTTGGGACCGAGGGACTGAACCAGGCTGAGGGCGAACATTGCTTTATAATTAGTGAGTTACAGAACAAGCGCGAGGACTAATTACCAGCTCCTTTGAACATGGTAAGAGTTCAAGCCTAACACGTAGCGCCCGGATTCTATAGCGAGTATCCCAAATTGCAGTTGTGGTGAATGGCAAATGCCGCGTTGGTGCGTCTGTGTGTGCCAGCTTACGTCATGATCGCTGGCGCTTACCGGGAAATACTTTCCAACTCGGCCACGA
Proteins encoded:
- a CDS encoding Fasciclin domain-containing protein — its product is MYSIRFISALFAASAAVQASPIVPRQDYLTGLVQALNSANLTTLVAVLAPWATTEQGQQVVNNLPNGNYTILAPSNAAFEPVLPGLQADNSSVGPILSYHVINGSYPADLIAPARSHSIAPTLLTDGAYVNLGGLPQVQVLEKTSDGSGVLVRRTIGNATVTGTTTYQNLIVHVINTVLTPPSDLKAALSTSLVSRAPGGFSQLGGALQKVGQLDALSTTVAGLTDEQLTSVLRNHVINNNVLYSTQLANTPNANAASDAQLTFSNEDGTLFVSYNNTRARVLRSDVAVKNGVVHVIDAVLA